A genomic region of Aspergillus oryzae RIB40 DNA, chromosome 1 contains the following coding sequences:
- a CDS encoding FAD-binding oxidoreductase (predicted protein), with amino-acid sequence MIRTISLVGAWLIASGATLVQADSSFEPANFNVTAALKGYGVDTSSIPALTNLSKRSTESACLAACASLESVFGSEKVLDQENTSYTTFTDAFWSEQQAEVRPSCIFKPSVNTDVAIVVLLSQLTRCPFAAKSGGHAAFRGASSSPGGITIWFTDMNEVSLNEDHSIASIGPGNLWGRVYKALEPYGLAAIGGRESSLGVGGFVTGGGISFHSNLYGWALDNVESFEVVTASGRIVTANATNFPDLYWALRGGGNNLGLVTKFNLYTIPSSTMRGTTRVFEEARLPEVVSAFGSVSRGATADGNAQQYVAFARMQGVSVASAELSYALNITDPPIFKPYRDIPALADTTESRSLVQYCEYINDQNPSGHREMYWTIATQLDESFALWAAEYYFKIVPQAANITGGNPVIIYQALTEPMLANVTKFGGNALGLDTSQGPLILFNMAFWWDNAADDNAVYTFIHNYYKVITDEAKKRGIAHQYIYMNYGSQFQDVIAGYGADNKARLQKVAAT; translated from the exons ATGATACGCACGATTTCTTTGGTAGGCGCCTGGCTCATCGCTAGCGGTGCTACTCTAGTGCAGGCCGACAGCAGTTTTGAACCGGCCAATTTCAACGTCACTGCAGCGTTGAAAGGTTATGGCGTTGATACATCCAGCATACCTGCATTGACAAACTTATCAAAACGATCAACAGAGTCAGCATGCCTTGCAGCT TGCGCTAGTCTTGAGTCCGTCTTTGGCTCCGAAAAAGTCCTAGATCAAGAGAACACGAGCTATACCACTTTCACGGACGCTTTTTGGTCTGAGCAGCAAGCAGAGGTTCGTCCGTCTTGTATTTTCAAGCCTAGCGTCAACACAGATGTTGCCATCGTTGTGCTGTTATCTCAGCTGACCAGGTGCCCGTTCGCGGCCAAGAGCGGCGGCCACGCTGCCTTCCGGGGCGCGTCTAGTAGCCCTGGAGGTATCACCATCTGGTTCACTGATATGAATGAGGTGAGCCTGAATGAGGACCATTCCATCGCATCTATTGGGCCAGGGAATCTCTGGGGGCGGGTTTACAAGGCACTCGAACCGTATGGATTAGCTGCTATCGGCGGCCGGGAGAGTAGCCTTGGGGTGGGGGGATTTGTTACTGGCGGTGGCATTTCATTTCACTCCAACCTGTATGGTTGGGCCTTGGATAACGTGGAGAGTTTTGAG GTCGTGACAGCCAGCGGTCGAATTGTGACGGCTAACGCAACAAACTTTCCGGATCTTTACTGGGCTCTCCGCGGCGGAGGCAATAACCTTGGTCTAGTTACCAAGTTTAACTTGTACACAATCCCGAGTTCGACAATGCGCGGGACTACGCGTGTCTTTGAGGAAGCTCGACTCCCGGAGGTCGTCAGCGCTTTTGGAAGTGTCTCCCGTGGCGCGACAGCCGATGGCAACGCCCAACAGTACGTAGCATTTGCCCGTATGCAAGGAGTGAGTGTTGCGTCCGCGGAGCTCTCGTACGCCCTGAATATCACAGACCCACCCATCTTTAAGCCATACAGAGACATTCCCGCATTGGCCGACACAACCGAGTCCAGGAGCCTGGTGCAGTACTGCgagtatatcaatgaccaAAACCCTAGCGGACACCGGGAGATGTACTGGACAATTGCGACGCAGCTGGATGAATCGTTTGCTCTCTGGGCGGCCGAATATTACTTCAAGATCGTGCCGCAAGCAGCTAATATCACGGGTGGGAACCCCGTAATAATTTACCAGGCATTGACGGAGCCGATGCTGGCCAACGTGACTAAGTTCGGTGGCAATGCCTTGGGCTTGGATACATCACAAGGGCCGCTTATATTATTCAACATGGCCTTTTGGTGGGATAACGCTGCTGATGACAATGCTGTCTACACTTTCATTCACAATTACTACAAAGTCATCACTGACGAAGCAAAGAAGCGTGGGATTGCCCATCAGTACATCTATATGAACTATGGCAGTCAGTTCCAGGATGTCATTGCGGGATATGGTGCGGACAACAAAGCCCGCCTGCAGAAAGTGGCAGCAAC TTAG